ttttatcATCCATGTCAGAGTCTTCACTACTCTGATCTGTGCTTACATCATATATTGACTTTTGTGCACGTTCTGTACTTTTAAAACTATTTTCTAATTCcctaatctttttcttttttgcatttaatattaagataaattttttatacagttCCTTTTCCATATTAGTTTTCATTTTGATCATTTCCTCTATATCAACacttaattcttttttggTATTTATCAGTAActcattttctgtttttaattttgaaattatttcttgtaaatgttgttgttgtttcaaTAAGCCATATAAAGTTTCAGATATGgcaataatattagaaatggGACATACTGTAATTTTTCCTAAAATCcatcgtttatttcttctccattcaaatttattatcttgaaGGAAGTATTGTATATCTGTATTTTTACCAGAAAAAGCATCTTtggtttcttttaaatattcattaaatgaCTTAGAATGTTCTtgtgaataataatttatatcatttgtaAGCATCTGaaattattacgtattattacaatataaaaataatcttgaaagataatatttaccTCTCCCATTAATGGAACAGCAGATGACTTAAATAACATAATCTTGAAATATGTACTTGTCCAttcggtatataaaatatattgtatctgatcaatttcatttaatatctgCGCAATAGTTATATCTAACATTccaaatgatatatatagtaagtattaataaactttatatatatgtaatacttgCACGGATAGTCATTTCAAGGTTAGGTCACtaatatcttgaaaaataaaacgtcaTCTCTTATTTAAAGACACTTCTTTTCGCACTGGAGAAAGTATTAAAAACTGTGTTACAATTTCTTGAGctcgattttttaatatatcgattattcatacaatgttataaattaattccttGAAAAAGATCGTTGTCACTTATCGATGATTTTGGAGCaatctttgaaaatttatttacatgaGAATTGACAGGAATGTTTCTGTCGATCACAGTGACATCTAGCGAGCACGATGTGAATTATTGTTTCATTATCCACTCGTTACtacaatttgaaatttttatttttaacaaaagacttttaattctttataaaattattaaaaaacttgATTACTCCGATtaattttaacattaaatatttttttaaatgatagtataaacatacattaaaaattacagGTCACTGAAATATCACTTCAGCAATTCGCGCaggatattaatatcaattaccAAAAATGTAGTTTCCATGTTAGTTCGAGTTATTCGATACTAGATGGTATTCGAAgtatcgataatcgatcgaagacagcgaatttttaaaaattatatcatagatatatataaatttgatttaattaaattaaaaaattattcctatAAAGGATATTATTGTAGCCTATTGTAATCTATAAAGCACactatgaataaaaaaattata
This window of the Vespula vulgaris chromosome 1, iyVesVulg1.1, whole genome shotgun sequence genome carries:
- the LOC127064922 gene encoding uncharacterized protein LOC127064922 isoform X1, whose product is MLDITIAQILNEIDQIQYILYTEWTSTYFKIMLFKSSAVPLMGEMLTNDINYYSQEHSKSFNEYLKETKDAFSGKNTDIQYFLQDNKFEWRRNKRWILGKITVCPISNIIAISETLYGLLKQQQHLQEIISKLKTENELLINTKKELSVDIEEMIKMKTNMEKELYKKFILILNAKKKKIRELENSFKSTERAQKSIYDVSTDQSSEDSDMDDKSTKNIELHLEEPVSDKCMDQSEDSDKESKESFYVSHKRSKFTNRNTVNEMEATTSTTIKQNYFDNIPNKKMKCISTTSSVSSNESECEFKLRMPETCTIKSNVSHLDFAEESEEELFS
- the LOC127064922 gene encoding DNA repair protein xrcc4-like isoform X2 codes for the protein MLDITIAQILNEIDQIQYILYTEWTSTYFKIMLFKSSAVPLMGEMLTNDINYYSQEHSKSFNEYLKETKDAFSGKNTDIQYFLQDNKFEWRRNKRWILGKITVCPISNIIAISETLYGLLKQQQHLQEIISKLKTENELLINTKKELSVDIEEMIKMKTNMEKELYKKFILILNAKKKKIRELENSFKSTERAQKSIYDVSTDQSSEDSDMDDKSTKNIELHLEEPVSDKCMDQSEDSDKESKESFYVSHKRSKFTNRNTVNEMEATTSTTIKQNYFDNIPNKKMKCISTTSSVSSNESECEFKLRMPETCTIKSNPINNIISIPIPARR